In Triticum aestivum cultivar Chinese Spring chromosome 5B, IWGSC CS RefSeq v2.1, whole genome shotgun sequence, the following proteins share a genomic window:
- the LOC123115746 gene encoding F-box protein At4g09920-like → MEAGGSRRSATTRKRKSAALMGEGSPAPSPAAAPDPGAADHDGGGDGRDLHLSDLPDDVLRKIISVLPMKQRGRTQILAKRWLPLWRSLPLNIDCCEIARSNHGKLGDVLQRIISSQQGDCHRFCIRPLLATNKENDAAVDACLLSPALNKLKELEFYRRPWHNWQRLPAPTSIFRFSHTLCVAQFGHCTLTDDIVQGLHFPQLKKLGLDYVFLSEFSLSSMIASSPSLEVLLIIRCSGARCLRINSFTRRSIEVGNSSPDPCMEELIIESAPHLERLFHLDQNQDLHVSVLSAPRLESLGCCTNSTRLVFGSTDIHQGPRIAIGSLSTALCRIKSLHLCMRTLCLDMVIELMRCFPCLEKLYIQCEKSGTKNLWRRKHRDLLRSFDICLKKLYWIVIGPKNLTLIL, encoded by the exons ATGGAGGCCGGCGGTAGTAGGAGAAGTGCGACTACCAGGAAGAGGAAGTCAGCCGCACTCATGGGCGAGGGCAGTCCGGCTCCGTCGCCGGCGGCAGCGCCCGATCCCGGAGCGGCTGACCACGATGGAGGTGGAGACGGGCGAGATCTCCACCTCAGCGACCTCCCCGACGACGTGCTCCGGAAGATTATTTCGGTCCTCCCCATGAAGCAACGCGGTCGCACGCAGATCCTCGCGAAACGGTGGCTTCCCCTCTGGCGCTCTCTTCCTCTCAACATCGACTGCTGTGAAATCGCCCGTTCTAATCATGGTAAGCTCGGTGATGTCTTACAACGCATAATTTCCTCCCAGCAAGGCGACTGCCACCGCTTCTGCATTCGCCCACTCTTGGCCACGAACAAGGAGAACGATGCTGCCGTGGACGCCTGTCTCCTGTCCCCCGCTCTGAATAAACTCAAGGAGCTTGAGTTCTACCGTCGGCCGTGGCACAATTGGCAGCGGTTGCCGGCACCAACATCTATCTTCCGTTTTTCGCACACCCTCTGTGTCGCCCAATTCGGACATTGCACACTCACGGACGACATCGTTCAAGGGCTTCACTTCCCGCAGCTTAAGAAGCTCGGTCTTGATTATGTCTTCCTCTCGGAGTTCTCACTCAGCAGCATGATTGCCAGCAGCCCTTCTCTCGAGGTCTTGCTAATTATTCGGTGCAGTGGAGCCCGTTGCCTCCGGATCAATTCATTTACCCGTAGAAGCATTGAAGTCGGCAATTCTTCGCCAGATCCATGCATGGAGGAGCTCATCATCGAGAGTGCCCCTCATCTTGAAAGATTATTCCATCTTGATCAGAACCAGGATTTGCATGTATCAGTGCTCTCGGCACCTAGGTTGGAGTCCCTAGGTTGTTGTACTAACTCCACCAGGCTCGTGTTTGGTTCCACAGATATTCATCAG GGACCGCGCATTGCAATTGGTAGCCTTTCAACAGCACTGTGCAGAATCAAGTCTTTGCATCTATGTATGCGTACTCTATGTTTGGACATGGTTATTGAATTGATGAGATGTTTTCCGTGCTTGGAGAAGTTGTACATTCAG TGCGAGAAATCTGGGACAAAGAATTTGTGGCGTCGTAAACACCGGGACCTTCTCAGATCTTTTGACATCTGTCTAAAAAAATTGTATTGGATTGTTATCGGGCCAAAAAACCTGACATTGATTTTGTAA